A DNA window from Anas platyrhynchos isolate ZD024472 breed Pekin duck chromosome 33, IASCAAS_PekinDuck_T2T, whole genome shotgun sequence contains the following coding sequences:
- the LOC139998564 gene encoding protein N-terminal glutamine amidohydrolase-like isoform X3, translated as MAELDEDRYRPAVPPRAACAYTGCYCEENVWKLCDYIRSRGERPVEEFYAVFISNERRMVPLWKQKSGHGDEPVVWDYHVILLHVSSGEQNFIYDLDTVLPFPCPFDVYSTEAFRLDDSLHPEFHRKIRMIRADLYLETFASDRSHMKDADGKWQKPPPSYPCIETAANAGGGLKDTARSRQEV; from the exons ATGGCGGAGCTGGATGAGGACCGGTACCGGCCGGCGGTGCCTCCCCGAGCCGCCTGCGCCTACACCGGCTGCTACTG TGAGGAAAACGTGTGGAAGCTGTGCGACTACATCAGGAGTCGGGGGGAGCGCCCTGTGGAGGAGTTCTACGCGGTTTTCATCTCCAACGAGAGGAGGATG GTCCCGCTCTGGAAACAGAAGTCAGGGCATGGAGATGAGCCTGTTGTCTGG GACTACCACGTTATCCTACTTCATGTTTCCAGTGGGGAGCAGAACTTCATTTATGATCTTGACACAGTGCTGCCATTCCCCTGTCCTTTTGACGTGTACAGCACGGAGGCCTTCAGGCTGGATGACAGCCTTCATCCTGAATTTCACAg GAAAATCCGGATGATACGAGCAGATCTGTACCTGGAGACGTTTGCTTCGGACAGATCTCACATGAAAGATGCAGATGGGAAATGGCAGAAACCTCCTCCCTCGTACCCCTGCATTGAAACAGCAG
- the LOC139998564 gene encoding protein N-terminal glutamine amidohydrolase-like isoform X2: MAELDEDRYRPAVPPRAACAYTGCYCEENVWKLCDYIRSRGERPVEEFYAVFISNERRMDYHVILLHVSSGEQNFIYDLDTVLPFPCPFDVYSTEAFRLDDSLHPEFHRKIRMIRADLYLETFASDRSHMKDADGKWQKPPPSYPCIETADSKMNLDDFISMNPKVGWGSVLPLSDFVRQFGRQTHLSCSVKAQ, encoded by the exons ATGGCGGAGCTGGATGAGGACCGGTACCGGCCGGCGGTGCCTCCCCGAGCCGCCTGCGCCTACACCGGCTGCTACTG TGAGGAAAACGTGTGGAAGCTGTGCGACTACATCAGGAGTCGGGGGGAGCGCCCTGTGGAGGAGTTCTACGCGGTTTTCATCTCCAACGAGAGGAGGATG GACTACCACGTTATCCTACTTCATGTTTCCAGTGGGGAGCAGAACTTCATTTATGATCTTGACACAGTGCTGCCATTCCCCTGTCCTTTTGACGTGTACAGCACGGAGGCCTTCAGGCTGGATGACAGCCTTCATCCTGAATTTCACAg GAAAATCCGGATGATACGAGCAGATCTGTACCTGGAGACGTTTGCTTCGGACAGATCTCACATGAAAGATGCAGATGGGAAATGGCAGAAACCTCCTCCCTCGTACCCCTGCATTGAAACAGCAG ATTCCAAGATGAACTTGGATGATTTCATCAGTATGAATCCCAAAGTGGGCTGGGGCTCAGTGCTGCCCTTATCGGACTTTGTGCGCCAGTTTGGCAGACAGACTCATCTCAGCTGCTCCGTGAAAGCACAGTga
- the LOC139998564 gene encoding protein N-terminal glutamine amidohydrolase-like isoform X4: MAELDEDRYRPAVPPRAACAYTGCYCEENVWKLCDYIRSRGERPVEEFYAVFISNERRMVPLWKQKSGHGDEPVVWDYHVILLHVSSGEQNFIYDLDTVLPFPCPFDVYSTEAFRLDDSLHPEFHRKIRMIRADLYLETFASDRSHMKDADGKWQKPPPSYPCIETAGQKCQT; this comes from the exons ATGGCGGAGCTGGATGAGGACCGGTACCGGCCGGCGGTGCCTCCCCGAGCCGCCTGCGCCTACACCGGCTGCTACTG TGAGGAAAACGTGTGGAAGCTGTGCGACTACATCAGGAGTCGGGGGGAGCGCCCTGTGGAGGAGTTCTACGCGGTTTTCATCTCCAACGAGAGGAGGATG GTCCCGCTCTGGAAACAGAAGTCAGGGCATGGAGATGAGCCTGTTGTCTGG GACTACCACGTTATCCTACTTCATGTTTCCAGTGGGGAGCAGAACTTCATTTATGATCTTGACACAGTGCTGCCATTCCCCTGTCCTTTTGACGTGTACAGCACGGAGGCCTTCAGGCTGGATGACAGCCTTCATCCTGAATTTCACAg GAAAATCCGGATGATACGAGCAGATCTGTACCTGGAGACGTTTGCTTCGGACAGATCTCACATGAAAGATGCAGATGGGAAATGGCAGAAACCTCCTCCCTCGTACCCCTGCATTGAAACAGCAG GGCAAAAGTGTCAGACTTga
- the LOC139998564 gene encoding protein N-terminal glutamine amidohydrolase-like isoform X1: MAELDEDRYRPAVPPRAACAYTGCYCEENVWKLCDYIRSRGERPVEEFYAVFISNERRMVPLWKQKSGHGDEPVVWDYHVILLHVSSGEQNFIYDLDTVLPFPCPFDVYSTEAFRLDDSLHPEFHRKIRMIRADLYLETFASDRSHMKDADGKWQKPPPSYPCIETADSKMNLDDFISMNPKVGWGSVLPLSDFVRQFGRQTHLSCSVKAQ; the protein is encoded by the exons ATGGCGGAGCTGGATGAGGACCGGTACCGGCCGGCGGTGCCTCCCCGAGCCGCCTGCGCCTACACCGGCTGCTACTG TGAGGAAAACGTGTGGAAGCTGTGCGACTACATCAGGAGTCGGGGGGAGCGCCCTGTGGAGGAGTTCTACGCGGTTTTCATCTCCAACGAGAGGAGGATG GTCCCGCTCTGGAAACAGAAGTCAGGGCATGGAGATGAGCCTGTTGTCTGG GACTACCACGTTATCCTACTTCATGTTTCCAGTGGGGAGCAGAACTTCATTTATGATCTTGACACAGTGCTGCCATTCCCCTGTCCTTTTGACGTGTACAGCACGGAGGCCTTCAGGCTGGATGACAGCCTTCATCCTGAATTTCACAg GAAAATCCGGATGATACGAGCAGATCTGTACCTGGAGACGTTTGCTTCGGACAGATCTCACATGAAAGATGCAGATGGGAAATGGCAGAAACCTCCTCCCTCGTACCCCTGCATTGAAACAGCAG ATTCCAAGATGAACTTGGATGATTTCATCAGTATGAATCCCAAAGTGGGCTGGGGCTCAGTGCTGCCCTTATCGGACTTTGTGCGCCAGTTTGGCAGACAGACTCATCTCAGCTGCTCCGTGAAAGCACAGTga